In Salinigranum marinum, one DNA window encodes the following:
- a CDS encoding acyl-CoA synthetase, with the protein MSSPHNLTDYDDTAESFEWTDIYAQADWDAPDSLNIAHETVDRHADDRSRVALYYAGTEGERETLTYWELAERSNRVANVLDGLVDEGDRVFSYMPRIPEHYVAMIGTLKRGAVWGSVNERFGPDGISYRLADCDASVVFTTAENRETVARALDDAPSVDHVVVVSDDGTGIRRGDVSYRAAVDEASREYDVADTGGEDDALLYYTSGTTGLAKGVLHGHRWVAGVAATQKYSVDLQEGDLYWSTGDLGWLTGPINTLGAWFWGATLFTYEGEFDPETWASLLDEYPITVFFSVPTVFRLFRANEAVLDDVSLDLRHALSIGEPLSAGVVEWGRERLGVTIHDTYGQTETGNMIINNYPAMDVRPGSMGKPLPGVTAAVVDPDTGEVLDAGETGVIAERGDFPCFFAEYWNKPDKTADCFVGDWYLSGDLGYRDEDGYFWFEGRADDLIISAGYRIGPFEVESALGEHPAVAEAAVVPKPDEERGNIVKAYVVLTDGSEPSAALEGEIQDHVKRDLAAHEYPREIEFVDDLPKTVTGKIRRTEIRDRTDDPTA; encoded by the coding sequence ATGTCTTCACCCCACAACCTCACCGACTACGACGACACGGCCGAGTCGTTCGAGTGGACCGACATCTACGCGCAGGCGGACTGGGACGCGCCCGACTCGCTGAACATCGCCCACGAGACGGTCGACCGCCACGCCGACGACCGCTCGCGCGTGGCGCTGTACTACGCCGGAACGGAGGGCGAACGGGAGACGCTCACCTACTGGGAACTCGCCGAGCGGTCGAACCGCGTGGCGAACGTCCTCGACGGCCTCGTCGACGAGGGCGACCGCGTGTTCTCGTACATGCCGCGGATCCCCGAACACTACGTGGCGATGATCGGGACGCTGAAGCGCGGAGCCGTCTGGGGGAGCGTCAACGAGCGGTTCGGCCCCGACGGCATCTCGTATCGACTGGCGGACTGCGACGCGTCGGTCGTCTTCACCACGGCGGAGAACCGCGAGACGGTCGCGCGGGCGCTCGACGACGCCCCGTCGGTCGACCACGTGGTCGTCGTCAGCGACGACGGGACCGGGATCCGACGGGGGGACGTCAGCTACCGCGCCGCCGTCGACGAGGCGTCACGGGAGTACGACGTCGCCGACACCGGCGGCGAGGACGACGCGCTCCTGTACTACACGAGCGGGACGACCGGCTTGGCGAAGGGCGTCCTCCACGGACACCGCTGGGTGGCGGGCGTCGCGGCGACACAGAAGTACAGCGTCGACCTCCAGGAGGGCGACCTCTACTGGAGCACCGGCGATCTGGGCTGGCTCACGGGGCCGATCAACACGCTCGGCGCGTGGTTCTGGGGCGCGACGCTGTTCACCTACGAGGGCGAGTTCGACCCCGAGACGTGGGCCTCGCTCCTCGACGAGTACCCGATCACGGTGTTCTTCTCCGTCCCGACGGTGTTCCGGCTGTTCCGCGCGAACGAGGCGGTCCTCGACGACGTCTCGCTCGACCTGCGGCACGCGCTGTCGATCGGCGAACCGCTCAGCGCGGGCGTCGTCGAGTGGGGCCGCGAGCGCCTCGGCGTCACCATCCACGACACGTACGGCCAGACCGAGACGGGCAACATGATCATCAACAACTACCCCGCGATGGACGTCCGTCCCGGCAGCATGGGCAAGCCGCTCCCGGGCGTCACGGCCGCGGTGGTCGACCCCGACACGGGCGAGGTGCTGGACGCCGGCGAGACGGGCGTCATCGCCGAACGCGGCGACTTCCCCTGTTTCTTCGCGGAGTACTGGAATAAGCCCGACAAGACCGCCGACTGTTTCGTCGGCGACTGGTATCTCTCGGGCGACCTGGGCTACCGCGACGAGGACGGCTACTTCTGGTTTGAGGGCCGCGCCGACGACCTCATCATCTCGGCGGGCTACCGCATCGGCCCGTTCGAGGTCGAGAGCGCCCTCGGCGAACACCCGGCGGTCGCCGAGGCCGCGGTCGTCCCCAAGCCGGACGAGGAACGCGGCAACATCGTCAAGGCGTACGTGGTGCTCACCGACGGCTCCGAGCCGAGCGCAGCGCTCGAAGGCGAGATCCAAGACCACGTCAAGCGCGATCTCGCGGCTCACGAGTACCCCCGGGAGATCGAGTTCGTCGACGACCTGCCGAAGACCGTGACGGGGAAGATCCGCCGGACGGAAATCAGAGACCGGACCGACGACCCGACCGCGTGA
- a CDS encoding DEAD/DEAH box helicase family protein — MTTLSFEDGTVRVDDPPPDLQLPFLEADPRSGDARAPAFRYAALRDVLDGCDEVYDDRVRSWDPLDLSTTYELRDYQREALDAWERADGRGVVELPTGAGKTVVAIAAIVSRGLPTLVVVPTVDLLNQWRRELEAEFAVEIGQFGGGQQTKRPITVSTYDSAYLRADDVGGDFGLVVFDEVHHLGGEGYRDIGRLLAAPARLGLTATFERPDGAHEVVEALVGPRVFSLAVDDLAGDHLAEYDIKRIEVSLSEAERAAYDDAQETFVDYLRTSNLDMRSGADYRKLVMRSGNDPRAREALLAKQRARRVMMNADAKLDALESILARHRDDRVIVFTAHTDLVYRLSERFLLPAITNETGTSERREILDRFREGSYSRVVTANVLDEGVDVPDANVAVVLSGSGSEREFTQRLGRILRPKSDGGRALLYELVTRETTEEDVAERRRG; from the coding sequence GTGACCACGCTCTCGTTCGAGGACGGCACGGTTCGCGTCGACGACCCGCCGCCGGATCTGCAGTTGCCCTTCCTCGAAGCGGACCCGCGGTCGGGGGACGCCCGCGCTCCCGCGTTCCGGTACGCGGCGTTGCGAGACGTCCTCGACGGCTGCGACGAGGTGTACGACGACCGCGTGCGGTCGTGGGACCCGCTCGACCTCTCGACGACGTACGAACTCCGCGACTACCAGCGCGAGGCGCTCGATGCCTGGGAGCGCGCCGACGGACGCGGCGTGGTCGAACTCCCGACCGGCGCGGGCAAGACCGTCGTCGCCATCGCCGCGATCGTCTCGCGGGGGCTCCCGACGCTCGTCGTCGTCCCCACGGTCGACCTGCTGAACCAGTGGCGGCGTGAACTCGAAGCCGAGTTCGCGGTCGAGATCGGACAGTTCGGCGGGGGACAGCAGACGAAACGACCGATCACGGTGTCGACGTACGACTCCGCATACCTCCGCGCCGACGACGTCGGCGGCGACTTCGGCCTCGTCGTCTTCGACGAGGTCCACCACCTCGGAGGAGAGGGCTACCGCGACATCGGCCGCCTGCTCGCCGCCCCCGCCCGCCTGGGGCTGACAGCCACGTTCGAGCGGCCCGACGGGGCACACGAGGTCGTCGAGGCGCTCGTCGGGCCGCGGGTGTTCAGCCTCGCGGTCGACGATCTCGCGGGCGACCACCTCGCCGAGTACGACATCAAGCGGATCGAGGTGTCGCTCTCCGAGGCGGAGCGCGCGGCGTACGACGACGCCCAAGAGACGTTCGTCGACTACCTCCGGACCTCGAACCTCGACATGCGGTCGGGCGCGGACTACCGGAAACTCGTCATGCGCTCGGGGAACGATCCCCGCGCCCGCGAGGCGCTCCTCGCCAAGCAGCGCGCGCGCCGCGTGATGATGAACGCCGACGCCAAACTCGACGCGCTCGAATCGATCCTCGCGCGCCACCGCGACGACCGCGTCATCGTCTTCACCGCCCACACGGATCTCGTCTACCGGCTCTCCGAGCGCTTTCTCCTCCCGGCGATCACGAACGAGACCGGGACGAGCGAGCGGCGCGAGATCCTCGACCGCTTCCGCGAGGGGAGCTACTCCCGGGTGGTGACGGCGAACGTCCTCGACGAGGGGGTCGACGTGCCCGACGCGAACGTGGCGGTCGTGCTCTCGGGGTCGGGCTCCGAACGGGAGTTCACCCAGCGGTTGGGACGGATCCTCCGCCCCAAGTCGGACGGCGGGCGGGCGTTGCTGTACGAGCTCGTCACGCGGGAGACGACCGAGGAGGACGTCGCGGAGAGACGGCGGGGGTAG
- a CDS encoding PAS domain S-box protein: MTNSTDSIRVLHVDDERDFAELTATFLARELDRIDVVTAASADEALAVLADEDVDCVVSDYDMPGRNGIELLERVRRTRPNLPFVLFTSKGSEEIASRAISAGVTDYLQKGQGREQYTILANRIENAVSRHASNRELRRWKQAIDTATEGIAIVDPTGRYLQMNDAYAEVYGASPVDLVGTDWRERYDDDEAERFASEIVPRLRRDGEWSGEAVGRRADGTAVDEALSLSLLDDGGHVRILRDISDAKRRERELERYKRVVETVGEGVYVLDDDLQFIFVNRAMTELTGVDREELLGSTLSRIVDTESTPAGREAREALLTGDRAVETVEAELRATGGDPVHCEFRFTVFPSDAGVHTVGTVRDVTDRVAYETELEAVRDRMEFALEATDSIIYEVDIGTGVQTRHGPFERLYGMPSTDVPTTEAFYDRAIHPDDRDAVEAARRTFQRSPNERVEYEYRTHPDAGAIRWIRSEAYVHAGPTGDPQTLIGLATDVTRLKRRERELERRNERLDEFVSVASHDLRNPLNVAIGALELARDDCDCDTEQFDAVARAHERMRALVEDLLTLARGDGTLVETEPLSLTDLTERCWETVQTADATLAVEGDCVLRADESRLRQLLENLLSNAVEHGSTGPRSQTHGDAVEHGSTSPRSGTREDAVEHGSTSNRTARQSDDAAEGGSTDATRHDGVVANGGKGVRITVGPLDDEHASEAGDASERDARGGFYVEDDGPGVPPAERDRVFDEGYSTAADGTGFGLHIVREIADAHGWDVTVVEGSDGGARFEITGVTRVE; encoded by the coding sequence ATGACGAACAGCACCGATTCGATTCGCGTCCTCCACGTGGACGACGAGCGCGACTTCGCGGAGCTGACAGCGACGTTCCTCGCTCGCGAACTCGACCGAATCGACGTCGTCACGGCCGCCAGCGCCGACGAGGCGCTTGCCGTCCTCGCCGACGAGGACGTCGACTGCGTCGTCTCCGACTACGACATGCCCGGGCGGAACGGGATCGAACTCCTCGAACGCGTCCGGCGGACGCGCCCGAACCTGCCGTTCGTCCTGTTCACGTCGAAGGGGAGCGAGGAGATCGCGAGTCGGGCGATCTCGGCCGGCGTCACCGACTACCTCCAGAAGGGACAGGGGCGAGAGCAGTACACCATCCTGGCGAACCGGATCGAGAACGCGGTCTCCCGGCACGCCAGCAACCGCGAACTCCGCCGGTGGAAGCAGGCCATCGACACCGCCACCGAGGGGATCGCGATCGTCGATCCGACGGGCCGGTATCTCCAGATGAACGACGCGTACGCCGAGGTGTACGGCGCGTCACCGGTCGATCTCGTCGGGACCGACTGGCGCGAGCGCTACGACGACGACGAGGCCGAACGGTTCGCGTCCGAGATCGTCCCTCGGCTCCGCCGGGACGGGGAGTGGAGCGGCGAGGCGGTCGGCCGGCGCGCCGACGGGACGGCGGTCGACGAAGCGCTCTCGCTGTCGCTGCTCGACGACGGCGGGCACGTCCGCATCCTGCGTGACATCAGCGACGCCAAACGACGCGAGCGCGAACTGGAGCGCTACAAACGGGTCGTCGAGACCGTCGGCGAGGGGGTGTACGTCCTCGACGACGACCTGCAGTTCATCTTCGTCAACCGCGCCATGACCGAACTGACGGGGGTCGACCGCGAGGAACTCCTCGGTTCGACGCTCTCGCGGATCGTCGACACGGAGAGCACCCCCGCGGGACGGGAGGCCAGGGAGGCGTTGTTGACGGGCGACCGCGCGGTCGAGACCGTCGAGGCCGAACTCCGGGCGACGGGCGGCGACCCGGTCCACTGCGAGTTCCGCTTCACCGTCTTCCCGAGCGACGCCGGCGTCCACACGGTCGGCACCGTCCGCGACGTCACCGACCGGGTGGCGTACGAGACGGAACTGGAGGCGGTCCGCGACCGGATGGAGTTCGCGCTGGAGGCGACCGACTCGATCATCTACGAGGTGGACATCGGGACGGGGGTGCAGACGAGACACGGGCCCTTCGAGCGGCTGTATGGCATGCCGTCGACGGACGTGCCGACGACCGAGGCGTTCTACGACCGCGCGATCCACCCCGACGACCGCGACGCGGTCGAGGCCGCCCGGCGAACGTTCCAGCGCAGTCCGAACGAACGCGTCGAGTACGAGTACCGGACCCACCCCGACGCCGGCGCGATCCGCTGGATCCGGTCCGAGGCGTACGTCCACGCCGGCCCGACCGGCGACCCGCAGACCCTCATCGGGTTGGCGACCGACGTCACCCGCCTGAAGCGCCGCGAGCGGGAACTCGAACGCCGGAACGAACGGCTCGACGAGTTCGTCAGTGTCGCCTCCCACGACCTCCGAAACCCGCTGAACGTGGCGATCGGTGCGCTCGAACTGGCCCGCGACGACTGCGACTGCGACACCGAGCAGTTCGACGCGGTCGCGCGTGCACACGAGCGGATGCGGGCGCTCGTCGAGGACCTGCTGACGCTGGCGCGGGGCGACGGAACGCTGGTCGAGACCGAACCGCTCAGCCTGACCGACCTCACAGAGCGGTGCTGGGAGACCGTCCAGACGGCCGACGCCACGCTCGCCGTCGAGGGCGATTGCGTCCTCCGGGCCGACGAGAGCCGCCTCCGGCAACTGCTCGAGAACCTCCTCTCGAACGCCGTGGAGCACGGCTCCACGGGCCCCCGTTCGCAGACTCACGGGGACGCCGTCGAACACGGTTCGACGAGCCCTCGCTCGGGGACTCGCGAGGACGCCGTAGAGCACGGCTCCACGAGCAACCGGACTGCACGGCAGTCCGACGACGCCGCCGAGGGCGGCTCCACGGACGCGACACGGCACGACGGCGTCGTCGCCAACGGCGGGAAAGGCGTCCGGATCACTGTCGGCCCCCTCGACGATGAACACGCGAGCGAGGCGGGGGACGCGAGCGAACGGGACGCTCGTGGAGGGTTCTACGTCGAAGACGACGGTCCGGGCGTCCCGCCCGCCGAGCGCGACCGGGTGTTCGACGAGGGGTACTCGACGGCCGCCGACGGTACCGGCTTCGGGCTCCACATCGTCAGGGAGATCGCCGACGCCCACGGCTGGGACGTCACCGTCGTGGAGGGCAGCGACGGCGGCGCGCGGTTCGAGATCACGGGCGTCACGCGGGTGGAGTGA